The window TAAATTTGATAGACCAATAGAGGATAAATTGGGGAGAAATTATGAGTATAAAGAAGGAGTAAAAAAGTATGAGGATTATTTGAAAAGTATTATAAATATGGATTTAAGTAATCAAAAGATTATGATTGATTGTGCTTTTGGGGCTGTTTCTGATATTGCTCCAAGGGTTTTTAAGGCTTTAGGAGCAAAAGTTATTCCTGTAAATTTTGAATATGATGGGACAAATATAAATAAAAATTGTGGGGCAGTGTATCCTGAGAAGGGCTATGAGATTTTTAGAAATACAGAAGCGGATATAGGATTTACCTATGATGGAGATGGGGATAGAGTTCTTGTCTTTTCAAAAGATGCTGGTATTTTAGATGGTGATAAGATTTTAGGTATTTTAGCGACCTACTTAAAGAGCAAAAATTCATTAAAAGATGACACAGTAGTAGGAACTATAATGAGTAATCTTGGATTGGAAGAATATCTGAGAAGTTTGAATATTAATTTGGTTAGAACAAAGGTGGGAGATAGATATATATTAGAGGAGATTAGAAAGAATGGCTTTAATGTGGGAGGAGAGCCTTCTGGACATATTATTATCTTTGATTATTTAAATACAGGGGACGGACTTCTTACTTCCCTTTTGCTTCTTAAGATTCTTAAGGAAGAGAAATGGTCTTTATCAGATCTTTCAAGAAAAATACCTCAATATCCTCAAATTACAGAGAATTTACCTTTAGAAAGGAAGTTAAAAAATGATGAGATAGAAAAAATAGAGGAAATTGTTAAGGAGGTGATAAATGAAGAAAGATTAAGGTATATTGTTAGACAATCGGGTACAGAAAATGTATTAAGAATAACTTTAGAAGGAGACGTTCCTGAGGAGCGCCTTAAAAAGTATTTAAAGAATATCAGAGATAAAGTTTATGAGATTTTAGATTAAGCGCCTGGACTTACCTTCTTCAGAAGGTAAGTTGACGAGGTGGAGGTTTATCGAGGTATTCGGCGGGTGCCTCCAGGTAGTTACTACCTACCTTAAGGGAACTCACAAAACTGGCAGGTGACTGCCAGGACAAAAGGTTCCCAGTAGTAAAGGCGTAAGCAGGAACTCTCCTTCTCATAAAAATTTATTGTGAGGAGGAGAGAAACAATGTGTGGAATAATTGGTTACATAGGGAATGATTCGTGTGTAAATTATTTAATAGAAGGATTAAAATTGCTGGAATATAGAGGTTATGATTCTGCTGGAATTGCTATGATATCGAGTAAGGATTCAGATATTTTTATTAAAAAAGTAGTAGGTAAGGTAAGGGACTTAGAAAAAGTAGTTGGAGATGATTTAGTAGACGGTTATTTTAATGTAGGTATAGGACATACAAGATGGGCTACTCATGGAGAGCCTACAGAGATAAATGCCCATCCTCATACCGATTGTGATGGTCGCTTTGTTGTAGTTCATAATGGTATTATTGAAAACTATAAAGAAATAAAGGATGAATTAATTAGTAAAGGACATAGATTTAGAAGTCAAACTGATACAGAGGTAATTGTTCATCTAATTGAGGAATTCTCTAAGAGCTCTACAAATATTTTAGAGGTTTTTGAAAGGGTTAGTAAGAAATTAGAAGGTTCTTTTGCTATTGTTGTATTGGATAGACAAAATCCTAATGTTTTATATGCTATTAGGAGGCAAAGTCCATTAATTGTAGGTTTAGGAGAAAAAGAAAACTTGATTGCTTCTGATATTCCCGCTTTATCTCCTTGGGTAGAAAATTTTATATTTCCTGATAATGATCAGCTTATGTTAATAACACCAAACAAAGTGGAGATTTATGATATAAAAAAAGGTGTTGAGAAAGTTAATATACAACCTGTTAAGATACCAAGGGAGAATATAAAAATTGATAAAGGGAACTTCCCTCATTATATGCTTAAGGAGATTTTTGAACAACCTTTAATATTAAGAGAGATTTTTACTCACGCCAT of the Dictyoglomus sp. NZ13-RE01 genome contains:
- the glmM gene encoding phosphoglucosamine mutase, which encodes MNRKWFGTDGIRGIANKDLTPEFVLKLGRVLAGYLKEKQIEEGRNKIIIGYDTRISKDLLGCAIKAGIMSVGIDVLDVGILSTPALSYLVKEIPEVICGIMISASHNPLKYNGIKVFNNDGFKLSDEIESEIEALLENEDKFDRPIEDKLGRNYEYKEGVKKYEDYLKSIINMDLSNQKIMIDCAFGAVSDIAPRVFKALGAKVIPVNFEYDGTNINKNCGAVYPEKGYEIFRNTEADIGFTYDGDGDRVLVFSKDAGILDGDKILGILATYLKSKNSLKDDTVVGTIMSNLGLEEYLRSLNINLVRTKVGDRYILEEIRKNGFNVGGEPSGHIIIFDYLNTGDGLLTSLLLLKILKEEKWSLSDLSRKIPQYPQITENLPLERKLKNDEIEKIEEIVKEVINEERLRYIVRQSGTENVLRITLEGDVPEERLKKYLKNIRDKVYEILD